A genomic window from Ciona intestinalis chromosome 8, KH, whole genome shotgun sequence includes:
- the LOC100177849 gene encoding golgin subfamily A member 7, whose translation MQSADELQVRKRIYLQRDFSNGMAVRFQTRFPSELDGRVNPEEFSQTISVLNEKYRQAEEISFSTYCEGCLACLTGYLLLLCINTHYKKVLKEISKYIEDQNNTIYWPKRILIKDPFESGLRSIEIVIFDEN comes from the exons ATGCAGTCGGCAGATGAATTGCAAGTCAGAAAAAGAATCTACCTACAGCGGGATTTTTCCAATGGAATGGCCGTTCGCTTTCAAACCAGGTTTCCATCAGAATTAGACGGAAGG GTTAATCCTGAAGAATTTTCACAAACCATATCTGTGTTAAACGAAAAGTATAGACAGGCCGAAGAAATCTCTTTTTCTACTTACTGTGAAGGATGCCTGGCTTGTTTAACAGGTTACCTTCTCCTGCTATGCATCAATACACATTACAAAAAG GTATTAAAGGAAATTTCCAAATATATTGAAGATCAGAATAACACCATATACTGGCCAAAGAGAATTCTTATCAAAGACCCATTTGAATCTGGCCTAAGATCA ATTGAAATTGTTATATTCGATGAGAATTAA